In Mytilus trossulus isolate FHL-02 chromosome 6, PNRI_Mtr1.1.1.hap1, whole genome shotgun sequence, a single window of DNA contains:
- the LOC134723389 gene encoding perlucin-like protein, with product MILSAILVLCCISMTASNSCDISKEKSMISSLLQSIEKKMKECSSNENCPPGWKKYKDHCYFFSPDGKNWQDAVKQCKNMGGYLVKITDSAENSWVVDMLTKSVKHKWGYWMGSSDLKKEGDWRWVQDSSKVRFSQWLPGQPDNYVNNEDCGHFWSAYQYRWNDILCSVDEMGYICESSYGPNCRPNKG from the exons ATGATCCTTTCTGCAATTCTGGTTCTGTGTTGTATTTCTATGACCGCGTCAAACTCGTGTGATATATCCAAAGAGAAATCAATGATATCCAGCTTGCTTCAGTCCatagaaaaaaagatgaaag AATGCAGTTCAAATGAGAATTGTCCACCCGGTTGGAAAAAATACAAGGATCACTGTTACTTTTTTTCACCTGATGGTAAAAATTGGCAGGATGCTGTA aaacaatgtaaaaatatgGGAGGTTACCTAGTGAAAATTACAGACTCAGCAGAAAACTCGTGGGTTGTTGACATGCTTACTA AATCGGTTAAACACAAATGGGGTTATTGGATGGGATCGTCAGACTTGAAGAAAGAAGGAGACTGGAGATGGGTTCAAGACTCGTCTAAGGTTCGTTTTTCTCAGTGGCTTCCAGGCCAACCAGACAATTATGTAAACAATGAAGACTGTGGTCATTTTTGGTCAGCCTATCAGTATCGATGGAATGATATTCTATGCAGTGTTGATGAAATGGGGTACATCTGTGAGAGTTCATAT GGACCCAACTGCCGTCCGAACAAAGGATGA